The Triticum aestivum cultivar Chinese Spring chromosome 7B, IWGSC CS RefSeq v2.1, whole genome shotgun sequence genome window below encodes:
- the LOC123161927 gene encoding UDP-glycosyltransferase 85A3, with amino-acid sequence MARPHAVVVPFPGSGNINPSLQLAKLLHRHGVYITFVNTEHNHRVMETTEGAAAVRGREGFQFEAIPDGLLEADRDAGDYDLGLSAATSHRCAGPLRELILRVNGRPGVPPVTCVVPTALMSFALDVARELGVPSMVLWGGSAASLMGHMRLRELKERGYVPLKDESCYTNGHLSTTLIDWIPGMPPISLGDVSSFVRTTDPNDFGLHFNIVEANGCTKAGALIINTFDDLEADVLAALRAEYPRIYTVGPLGSLLNHRLRDDDDAFVSGLSLWKQDTECLAWLDTQQPGSVVYANFGSLTVVSTDQLAEFAWGLAASGHSFVWSIRDNLVPGTGAGLSSLLPAEFVAATAGRCCLTTWCPQDRVLGHPAVGCFLTHNGWNSTCESVAAGVPMVCWPGFADQYTNCKYACEVWGVGLRVDEEVRREQVASHVRHAMKAEEMRGSAARWKSKAEEAVAPGGLSCENLQSMVRALGCASAEAQGV; translated from the exons ATGGCGAGGCCGCACGCCGTCGTTGTGCCGTTCCCGGGCTCCGGTAACATCAACCCGTCGCTGCAGCTGGCCAAGCTGCTGCACCGCCACGGCGTCTACATCACCTTTGTCAACACCGAGCACAACCACCGCGTCATGGAGACGACGGAGGGCGCCGCTGCCGTGCGTGGCCGCGAGGGGTTCCAGTTCGAGGCGATCCCGGACGGGCTTCTGGAGGCTGACCGGGACGCCGGGGACTACGACCTCGGCCTGTCTGCCGCCACGAGCCACCGGTGCGCGGGGCCGCTGAGGGAGCTCATCCTGCGTGTCAATGGCAGGCCGGGCGTGCCACCGGTGACGTGCGTGGTGCCAACGGCGCTGATGAGCTTCGCGCTGGACGTGGCGCGGGAGCTGGGCGTGCCGAGCATGGTACTTTGGGGAGGTAGCGCCGCATCGCTGATGGGCCACATGCGGCTCCGGGAGCTAAAGGAAAGAGGCTATGTGCCACTCAAAG ACGAGAGCTGCTACACGAACGGACACCTGAGTACAACGCTCATCGACTGGATCCCGGGCATGCCACCGATCAGCCTCGGAGACGTCTCCAGCTTCGTCCGCACCACTGACCCGAACGACTTCGGCCTCCATTTCAACATCGTGGAGGCTAACGGCTGCACCAAGGCCGGCGCGCTCATCATCAACACCTTTGACGACCTAGAAGCCGACGTCCTTGCCGCTCTCCGCGCCGAGTACCCGCGCATCTACACCGTCGGTCCCCTAGGCTCCCTCCTCAACCACCGGCTAAGGGACGACGATGATGCCTTTGTCAGCGGCCTGAGCCTATGGAAGCAGGACACCGAGTGCCTCGCATGGCTAGACACGCAGCAGCCGGGCTCCGTCGTGTACGCCAACTTCGGCAGCCTTACGGTCGTTTCCACCGACCAGCTCGCCGAGTTCGCGTGGGGTCTCGCGGCCAGTGGCCACTCGTTTGTCTGGTCCATCAGGGACAACCTCGTCCCCGGCACCGGAGCTGGCCTGAGCTCGCTGCTGCCGGCGGAGTTCGTTGCGGCGACGGCAGGGCGGTGCTGCCTGACCACCTGGTGCCCGCAGGATCGGGTTCTTGGTCATCCGGCCGTGGGGTGCTTCCTGACGCACAACGGGTGGAACTCCACTTGCGAGAGCGTGGCGGCCGGCGTGCCGATGGTGTGCTGGCCAGGGTTCGCGGACCAGTACACCAACTGCAAGTACGCCTGCGAGGTGTGGGGCGTGGGCCTCCGGGTTGACGAGGAGGTGAGGAGGGAGCAGGTGGCCAGCCACGTCAGGCATGCGATGAAGGCAGAGGAGATGCGGGGGAGCGCGGCTCGGTGGAAGTCCAAGGCGGAGGAGGCCGTGGCGCCCGGCGGATTGTCGTGCGAGAACCTGCAGAGCATGGTCAGAGCGCTCGGCTGTGCCAGTGCCGAAGCCCAAGGAGTTTGA